One Halorientalis litorea DNA segment encodes these proteins:
- a CDS encoding non-histone chromosomal MC1 family protein, whose product MARDKDKRNFALREGSGEETSVFSGGTPRQAALKAARRLDPDDSEASADRTELRLREKGTHKVHIYEGWAWEEDAPDDKPDWMPDEITKGNVEKQGVEHLEDI is encoded by the coding sequence ATGGCACGTGACAAGGATAAGCGCAACTTCGCGCTTCGTGAAGGCAGTGGCGAGGAGACGAGTGTCTTTTCAGGGGGAACACCGCGACAGGCCGCCCTGAAAGCCGCCCGCAGACTCGACCCCGACGACAGCGAGGCAAGTGCTGACCGGACAGAGCTCCGGCTTCGGGAGAAAGGGACGCACAAAGTGCACATCTATGAAGGCTGGGCGTGGGAGGAGGACGCGCCCGACGACAAGCCGGACTGGATGCCCGACGAGATAACGAAGGGGAACGTCGAGAAACAGGGCGTCGAACACCTCGAAGATATCTGA
- the pheT gene encoding phenylalanine--tRNA ligase subunit beta, with translation MPTVEVDPDELRYLTGRDEKDDAELKDDLFALGLEFEGETEDGEFELEFAPDRLDRLSVEGVARSLRYQYGDDRGVYVPNTNDPEWTIRVEDVPAERPYVTGAVVRGLDLDETTLESLIQLQEKLHATMGRQRAKGAIGVHDLTMLKGETLREDDDGAKSVTYTGIDPDGDTFVPLEGDAEMTPAETLTDHHIGQEYADLVGEYSRMPAIYDEVGLFSFPPVVNGRRTEVSTDSRDLFIEMTGTDQWTVDRMLAIVCYALDARGGTVEEVRVDYTDSAAGAPDRGAELVRPDLETRAKTVVHDDIETMLGIDLAREDVVDLVERAGMDATVSEADDELTYEVTVPPYRTDVLHPVDLVDDIGRAYGFNELEPRYPDVSTVGGRHERSRLEDAARETLVGLGFEDLLNFYLIDEEQNYERMGIAQGTDAVGGGEAVTIEQPYSEDFTMVRTWALPSVMLVLENNTHRAYPQDLVEIGLAAEVDEAENTNVAEHRTVAGALCHAGASYEDAKAKLQALAAAFDKDLETPATDHPTFIDGRTASVVLDGEAVGVVGEVHPEVIVEHDLELPVAAFEFRLDALR, from the coding sequence ATGCCAACAGTCGAAGTCGACCCCGACGAACTCCGATACCTGACCGGCCGCGACGAGAAAGACGACGCGGAACTGAAAGACGACCTGTTCGCCCTGGGCCTCGAATTCGAGGGCGAGACCGAGGACGGCGAGTTCGAGTTGGAGTTCGCACCCGACCGACTCGACCGCCTCTCCGTCGAGGGCGTCGCCCGGTCGCTGCGCTACCAGTACGGCGACGACCGCGGGGTGTACGTCCCGAACACGAACGACCCCGAGTGGACCATCCGCGTCGAGGACGTGCCCGCCGAACGACCCTACGTCACCGGTGCGGTCGTCCGTGGACTGGACCTCGACGAGACGACGCTGGAGTCGCTCATCCAACTGCAGGAGAAACTGCACGCGACGATGGGTCGTCAGCGCGCGAAGGGTGCCATCGGCGTCCACGACCTGACGATGCTGAAAGGCGAGACGCTCCGGGAGGACGACGACGGGGCCAAGTCAGTCACCTACACGGGTATCGACCCCGACGGGGACACGTTCGTCCCGCTGGAGGGCGACGCCGAGATGACGCCCGCCGAGACGCTGACCGACCACCACATCGGACAGGAGTACGCCGACCTCGTGGGCGAGTACAGTCGGATGCCGGCCATCTACGACGAGGTCGGCCTGTTCTCGTTCCCGCCGGTCGTCAACGGCCGGCGGACTGAGGTGTCGACCGACTCGCGGGACCTGTTCATCGAGATGACGGGCACCGACCAGTGGACCGTCGACCGGATGCTCGCCATCGTCTGCTACGCGCTGGACGCCCGCGGGGGCACCGTCGAAGAAGTCCGGGTCGACTACACCGACTCGGCGGCCGGCGCGCCGGACCGGGGGGCCGAACTGGTCCGCCCGGACCTCGAAACGCGGGCGAAAACCGTCGTCCACGACGACATCGAGACGATGCTGGGAATCGACCTCGCGCGCGAGGACGTGGTGGACTTGGTCGAACGGGCCGGGATGGACGCCACGGTCAGCGAGGCGGACGACGAACTCACCTACGAGGTGACGGTCCCGCCCTACCGGACGGACGTACTCCACCCCGTCGACCTCGTGGACGACATCGGGCGCGCCTACGGGTTCAACGAACTCGAACCCCGGTACCCCGACGTGTCGACGGTCGGCGGCCGCCACGAGCGGTCGCGGTTAGAGGACGCCGCCCGCGAGACGCTGGTCGGACTGGGTTTCGAGGACCTGCTGAACTTCTACCTGATAGACGAGGAACAGAACTACGAGCGGATGGGAATCGCCCAAGGGACCGACGCCGTCGGGGGTGGCGAGGCCGTCACCATCGAACAGCCCTACAGCGAAGACTTCACCATGGTCCGGACGTGGGCACTCCCCTCGGTCATGCTGGTGTTGGAGAACAACACCCACCGCGCGTACCCGCAGGACCTCGTGGAAATCGGCCTCGCGGCCGAGGTAGACGAAGCCGAGAACACGAACGTCGCGGAACACCGCACGGTCGCCGGCGCGCTCTGTCACGCCGGCGCGTCCTACGAGGACGCCAAGGCGAAACTCCAGGCACTCGCCGCGGCCTTCGACAAGGACCTCGAAACGCCGGCGACGGACCACCCGACGTTCATCGACGGCCGGACCGCGAGCGTCGTCCTCGACGGCGAGGCAGTCGGCGTCGTGGGTGAGGTCCACCCCGAAGTCATCGTCGAACACGACCTCGAACTGCCGGTGGCGGCGTTCGAGTTCCGACTGGACGCCCTGCGGTAG
- a CDS encoding endonuclease NucS domain-containing protein, whose protein sequence is MHDGTRVLAGQCITSFEGDRERTERGNVLVVCKPDNTVLVHDATGYQPIAWLTRAESVTLADGTLTATDGDQHLRVEADGEYETTRYPTTAAGPPVGTCPACDGHLVRTDGTVRCLGCDASHGVPRDATIRDAECDCGYPRLSVTRGREFEVCIDRDCESLDEAVRAAFDREWNCPDCEGDLRILRRGGLLAGCEHYPDCDTGWGLPAGTVVGTCDCGLPVFETSAGRRCLDTACDGPK, encoded by the coding sequence ATGCACGACGGAACTCGCGTGCTGGCCGGGCAGTGTATCACCTCGTTCGAGGGTGACCGCGAGCGAACCGAGCGCGGTAACGTCCTCGTCGTCTGCAAACCCGACAACACCGTCTTGGTCCACGACGCCACGGGCTATCAGCCGATTGCGTGGCTCACGCGCGCGGAGTCGGTGACGCTCGCGGACGGGACGCTGACCGCCACCGACGGCGACCAACACCTTCGCGTCGAGGCCGACGGCGAGTACGAGACGACGCGGTACCCGACGACGGCGGCCGGTCCGCCGGTCGGGACCTGCCCCGCTTGCGACGGCCACCTCGTCCGCACCGACGGCACGGTTCGGTGCCTCGGCTGTGACGCCAGCCACGGAGTGCCACGCGACGCGACGATACGCGACGCCGAGTGTGACTGTGGCTATCCGCGCCTGTCGGTCACACGCGGACGGGAGTTCGAGGTCTGTATCGACCGCGACTGTGAGTCGCTGGACGAGGCGGTCCGGGCGGCGTTCGACCGCGAGTGGAACTGTCCCGACTGTGAGGGCGACCTCCGTATCCTCCGGCGTGGTGGCTTGCTCGCCGGCTGTGAACACTATCCCGACTGCGACACTGGATGGGGCCTCCCGGCGGGGACGGTGGTTGGGACGTGTGACTGCGGACTGCCCGTCTTCGAGACGAGTGCCGGGCGGCGGTGTCTCGACACTGCCTGTGACGGCCCGAAGTGA
- a CDS encoding quinone-dependent dihydroorotate dehydrogenase, which yields MTVYDLAKPLLFRLPAETAHGLGHSALRTVDGTPLTALLERRYAVTDDRLRVEAFDQSFPNPVGVAAGFDKNAEVPGALAALGFGHVEVGGVTAEPQSGNPRPRMFRLREDEAIVNRMGLNNHGADAVGDRLASTDVSVPVGVNIAKSEHVDSAGAPADYRYTYERVAEGGDFFVVNVSCPNSQGFEELQNRETMADIFAELTDAGAAPLLVKLSPDLPEPAIEDTLDLVAEFDLDGVVATNTTTDRPDGLRSPSQTETGGLSGRPIEERATETVRFVAARTDAPVVGVGGVSTAADAYRKVRAGATLVQLYTGLVYEGPSIARDINRGLLDLLERDGFGSVEEAVGADLD from the coding sequence GTGACCGTGTACGACCTCGCCAAGCCGCTGCTGTTCCGACTGCCGGCCGAGACAGCCCACGGCTTGGGTCACAGCGCGTTGCGCACCGTCGACGGAACCCCACTTACCGCGCTGCTAGAACGCCGCTACGCAGTCACAGACGACCGACTCCGTGTCGAGGCGTTCGACCAGTCGTTCCCGAACCCAGTCGGCGTCGCGGCGGGATTCGACAAGAACGCGGAGGTCCCCGGCGCGCTCGCGGCACTCGGCTTCGGTCACGTCGAAGTCGGCGGCGTCACCGCCGAGCCACAGTCCGGTAACCCGCGCCCGCGGATGTTCCGTCTCCGCGAGGACGAGGCCATCGTCAACCGGATGGGGCTGAACAACCACGGCGCGGACGCCGTCGGCGACCGCCTCGCCAGCACGGACGTGTCCGTCCCCGTCGGCGTCAACATCGCCAAGAGCGAGCACGTCGACAGCGCGGGCGCGCCCGCGGACTACCGATACACCTACGAACGCGTCGCCGAGGGCGGGGACTTCTTCGTCGTCAACGTCTCCTGTCCCAACTCACAGGGGTTCGAGGAACTCCAGAACCGCGAGACGATGGCCGACATCTTCGCCGAGTTGACCGACGCGGGCGCGGCACCGTTGCTGGTGAAGCTCTCGCCCGACCTCCCCGAACCGGCCATCGAGGACACGCTCGACCTCGTCGCCGAGTTCGACCTCGACGGCGTCGTCGCCACGAACACCACGACCGACCGGCCCGACGGACTCCGGTCACCGTCGCAGACCGAGACCGGCGGCCTCTCGGGCCGACCCATCGAGGAACGCGCCACGGAGACGGTCCGGTTCGTCGCGGCACGGACCGACGCGCCCGTCGTCGGCGTCGGCGGCGTCTCGACGGCCGCGGACGCCTACAGAAAGGTACGCGCGGGCGCGACCCTCGTGCAACTCTACACCGGCCTCGTCTACGAGGGACCGTCCATCGCGCGCGACATCAACCGTGGACTGCTCGACTTGCTGGAGCGGGACGGCTTCGGGTCCGTCGAAGAAGCAGTCGGCGCAGACCTCGACTGA
- the pheS gene encoding phenylalanine--tRNA ligase subunit alpha, with translation MKLPQAQVAVLEAASAQEERTIDRIAKDADLKPETATGAAFELEEAGLVSVIERTSSDFSLTEEAEDYVETALPELRLYRAAAELGAEDDPVELGQAIGAADLDGPAVDIALSNFARKGYGSVDSGEVTIDPDADPDADREAAALEAIADGTAAYQSNLAIEDLENRGLVERSETTVRSVTLTEAGVTAMMEGVETAETVGQVTADLLTSWAERSSADRSSGHGPREDGEWRDAEFAEYNVEADAETVTPGKKHVLQRMSERVKDVLVGMGFQEMQGPHVDADFWINDCLFMPQDHPARNHWDRFALDNPAEIDELPADLVERVERAHREGVGPDGEGYHSPWDLDFAKALALRGHTTSLTARHLSGEAMGELEPPQRFFSIEKAYRNDTLDATHLLEFFQIEGWVMAEDLSVRDLMGTFTEFYEQFGITDIEFKPHYNPYTEPSFELFGRHPETDELIEIGNSGIFRPEMLEPLGVDCDVMAWGLALERLLMLVTGAEDIRDVHGTLVDLDFLRSEEVIY, from the coding sequence ATGAAACTGCCACAGGCACAGGTCGCGGTGTTGGAGGCCGCGAGCGCACAGGAGGAACGGACGATAGACAGAATCGCCAAGGACGCCGACCTCAAACCCGAGACGGCGACTGGGGCGGCCTTCGAGTTGGAGGAGGCGGGCTTGGTCTCGGTCATCGAGCGGACGAGCAGTGACTTCTCGCTGACCGAGGAGGCCGAGGACTACGTCGAGACGGCCCTGCCGGAACTACGCCTCTACCGGGCGGCCGCCGAACTGGGAGCCGAAGACGACCCGGTCGAACTCGGGCAGGCCATCGGTGCGGCCGACCTCGACGGTCCGGCCGTCGACATCGCGCTCTCGAACTTCGCCCGGAAGGGCTACGGGAGCGTCGACAGCGGCGAGGTGACGATAGACCCGGACGCCGACCCGGACGCCGACCGGGAGGCCGCGGCCTTGGAGGCCATCGCGGACGGGACTGCGGCGTACCAGAGCAACCTCGCCATCGAGGACTTGGAGAACCGGGGACTGGTCGAGCGCAGCGAAACCACGGTGCGCTCGGTCACGCTGACCGAGGCGGGCGTCACCGCCATGATGGAAGGCGTCGAGACGGCCGAGACGGTCGGGCAGGTCACCGCCGACCTGCTTACGAGTTGGGCGGAGCGAAGCTCCGCCGACCGTTCGAGCGGCCACGGGCCGCGAGAAGATGGCGAGTGGCGGGACGCCGAGTTCGCCGAGTACAACGTCGAGGCCGACGCCGAAACCGTCACGCCCGGGAAGAAGCACGTCCTTCAGCGGATGTCCGAACGGGTGAAAGACGTCCTCGTCGGGATGGGATTTCAGGAGATGCAGGGGCCACACGTCGACGCGGACTTCTGGATAAACGACTGTCTCTTCATGCCCCAAGACCACCCCGCGCGGAACCACTGGGACCGGTTCGCGCTGGACAACCCCGCGGAAATCGACGAGTTGCCCGCGGACCTCGTCGAACGCGTCGAACGCGCACACCGTGAGGGCGTCGGCCCCGACGGCGAAGGGTATCACTCGCCGTGGGACCTCGACTTCGCGAAGGCACTCGCCCTGCGGGGACACACGACCTCACTGACCGCCCGACACCTTTCGGGCGAAGCGATGGGCGAGTTGGAGCCACCACAGCGGTTCTTCTCCATCGAGAAGGCCTACCGGAACGACACGCTCGACGCCACGCACCTGCTCGAGTTCTTCCAAATCGAGGGGTGGGTGATGGCCGAAGACCTCTCGGTTCGTGACCTGATGGGCACGTTCACCGAGTTCTACGAGCAGTTCGGCATCACCGACATCGAGTTCAAGCCCCACTACAACCCATACACCGAACCGTCCTTCGAGTTGTTCGGCCGCCACCCCGAGACCGACGAACTCATCGAAATCGGCAACTCGGGCATCTTCCGTCCGGAGATGCTCGAACCGCTCGGCGTCGACTGTGACGTGATGGCGTGGGGCCTCGCCCTAGAGCGTCTGCTGATGCTCGTCACCGGCGCGGAGGACATCCGGGACGTACACGGGACGCTCGTGGACTTGGATTTCCTGCGGTCCGAGGAGGTGATTTACTGA
- a CDS encoding tryptophan--tRNA ligase has protein sequence MTHEPDTDADEPTTDDPDTSERAVPDGETTARADGGTVDETTLDPWGSATVSDYRNLFEEFGIEEFDAVLDETPDPHYLMRRGVIFGHRDYRAVARAMADGDPWAALSGFMPTGDPHIGHKMVFDEIIWHQQQGGDAYALMADLEAHSARGLSWDEIDEHARDYVLSLLALGFDPEAGTLYRQSENRDVQDLAFELGIEANFSEFQAIYGFDGETDISHMQSVVTQMADILYPQLDEPKPTVIPVGPDQDPHMRFARDLADRMRYFKVTEAYASFEVVEADLGLLRETYNHREEYAENPERPRCNEAADWLADYETDAIEVKGNLVKGLRNAGQEPLRPRVRFVDQNATDEAFEALIEAVDGEKRVYDNHVDAFEMDRAAAEELAREVEVANGGYGFVPPSSIYHRFMTGLTGGKMSSSIPASHISLLDDPEDGYDKVKSATTGGRETAEEQRELGGKADECPVYELYAYLLAGDDDEFATEVYEECVGGERLCGGCKEQAAELMAEFLEDHQEKRAEWADKLDELDIDLDTDRAVAGD, from the coding sequence ATGACACACGAACCCGACACCGACGCTGACGAACCGACGACAGACGACCCGGACACGAGCGAGCGGGCAGTGCCCGACGGCGAGACGACGGCCCGTGCCGACGGTGGCACCGTCGACGAGACGACGCTCGACCCGTGGGGGTCGGCCACCGTCTCGGACTACCGCAACCTGTTCGAGGAGTTCGGCATCGAGGAGTTCGACGCCGTACTGGACGAGACGCCCGACCCGCACTACCTGATGCGTCGCGGCGTCATCTTCGGTCACCGCGACTACCGCGCCGTCGCGCGGGCGATGGCCGACGGCGACCCGTGGGCCGCCCTCTCGGGGTTCATGCCCACGGGGGACCCACACATCGGCCACAAGATGGTGTTCGACGAGATAATCTGGCACCAACAGCAGGGCGGGGACGCCTACGCCCTGATGGCAGACTTGGAGGCCCACAGTGCCCGCGGCCTCTCGTGGGACGAAATCGACGAGCACGCCCGCGATTACGTCCTGAGCCTGCTCGCGCTGGGGTTCGACCCCGAGGCGGGCACCCTCTACCGGCAGTCCGAGAACCGCGACGTGCAGGATTTGGCCTTCGAGCTGGGCATCGAGGCCAACTTCTCGGAGTTTCAGGCCATCTACGGCTTCGACGGTGAGACGGACATCTCGCACATGCAGTCGGTCGTCACCCAGATGGCCGACATCCTCTACCCGCAACTGGACGAACCCAAGCCGACGGTCATCCCGGTCGGCCCCGACCAGGACCCACACATGCGCTTCGCGCGGGACCTGGCCGACCGGATGCGGTACTTCAAGGTGACCGAGGCGTACGCGAGTTTCGAGGTTGTTGAAGCAGACCTTGGGTTACTAAGAGAGACATATAATCATCGCGAGGAATATGCTGAAAACCCTGAAAGACCTCGGTGCAACGAGGCTGCGGATTGGTTAGCCGACTACGAAACTGACGCTATCGAAGTGAAGGGTAATCTCGTCAAGGGATTACGAAACGCTGGACAAGAGCCACTTCGCCCGCGCGTGCGGTTCGTCGACCAGAACGCCACCGACGAGGCCTTCGAGGCACTAATCGAGGCCGTCGACGGCGAGAAGCGCGTCTACGACAACCACGTCGACGCCTTCGAGATGGACCGCGCCGCGGCCGAGGAACTGGCCCGCGAGGTCGAAGTCGCGAACGGCGGCTACGGGTTCGTGCCGCCGTCGTCCATCTACCACCGGTTCATGACCGGCCTCACCGGCGGGAAGATGTCCTCCTCGATACCGGCGAGTCACATCAGCCTGCTCGACGACCCGGAGGACGGCTACGACAAGGTCAAATCCGCCACCACGGGCGGACGCGAGACGGCCGAAGAGCAGCGCGAACTCGGCGGGAAAGCCGACGAGTGCCCGGTGTACGAACTGTACGCCTACCTCCTCGCGGGCGACGACGACGAGTTCGCTACCGAGGTGTACGAGGAGTGTGTCGGCGGCGAGCGACTCTGTGGCGGGTGCAAGGAGCAGGCCGCCGAACTGATGGCGGAGTTCCTCGAAGACCACCAGGAGAAGCGCGCCGAGTGGGCGGACAAACTGGACGAGTTGGATATCGACCTCGATACCGACCGGGCGGTCGCTGGCGACTGA
- the endA gene encoding tRNA-intron lyase, which yields MNATLSGDVVRAGRQAREQFYDARGYGRPDDGSLVLAPVEAAHLLFRGDLGSVDGMGFREFLASAACPALDFLVYKDLRDRGFYLSPAREGWVADPAGADFVVYPRGKGPWDDEIAHRVRVESERATVPAAELGDVVLAVVDEESEITYLDTDRPEVTGATAYDPPEGVPGSLLDDRVLVWDPPAALYEHGFYGQPLDRDGETVETLQVSLVEAAYLVRRGALTVEGGADAVLNRGRAVEGERFDRRLRVYETLRNRGVVPKTGYKFGADFRTYADVESVSELSHSELLVRVLSGDHVFAPRDLALDVRLAGGVRKRMVFALTDADDISWLSAERLTP from the coding sequence ATGAACGCGACGCTCTCGGGCGACGTGGTGCGGGCGGGTCGACAGGCCCGCGAGCAGTTCTACGACGCGCGCGGGTACGGCCGCCCGGACGACGGGTCGCTCGTCCTCGCGCCCGTCGAGGCGGCCCACCTCCTGTTCCGCGGTGACCTCGGGTCGGTGGACGGGATGGGCTTCCGCGAGTTCCTCGCCTCGGCGGCCTGCCCCGCCCTCGATTTCCTCGTGTACAAGGACCTCAGGGACCGCGGGTTCTACCTCTCGCCCGCCCGTGAGGGGTGGGTCGCGGACCCAGCGGGTGCGGACTTCGTAGTCTACCCCCGCGGCAAGGGGCCGTGGGACGACGAGATAGCCCACCGCGTCCGCGTCGAGAGCGAACGCGCGACGGTGCCGGCCGCCGAACTCGGCGACGTGGTGCTGGCCGTCGTCGACGAGGAGAGCGAGATAACGTACCTCGACACCGACCGGCCCGAGGTGACGGGCGCGACGGCGTACGACCCGCCCGAGGGGGTGCCGGGGTCGCTGTTGGACGACCGCGTGTTGGTCTGGGACCCTCCGGCGGCCCTCTACGAACACGGGTTCTACGGGCAACCGCTGGACAGGGACGGGGAGACCGTCGAGACGCTCCAAGTGTCGCTGGTCGAGGCCGCGTACCTCGTCCGCCGGGGCGCGCTGACCGTCGAGGGCGGGGCGGACGCCGTGCTGAACCGCGGGCGGGCGGTCGAGGGCGAGCGGTTCGACCGGCGGCTTCGAGTGTACGAGACGCTCCGCAATCGCGGGGTCGTGCCCAAGACGGGGTACAAGTTCGGCGCGGACTTCCGGACCTACGCCGACGTCGAGTCCGTGTCGGAGTTGAGCCACTCGGAACTGCTGGTGCGAGTCCTGTCGGGGGACCACGTGTTCGCGCCGCGTGACCTCGCGCTGGACGTGCGTCTCGCGGGTGGGGTCCGAAAGCGGATGGTGTTCGCGCTGACCGACGCCGACGACATCTCGTGGCTCTCGGCGGAGCGGCTGACGCCGTGA
- a CDS encoding DEAD/DEAH box helicase, with translation MEVAEVLDDFADAFPFESFNGMQREVLPTLLDTEENVVVSAPTASGKTALAEVAICEALAAGGTALFLAPLRALTNEKESEWERFEELGYSVYVVTGERDLNPRRAERADILVMTPEKADSATRKHDSPRYEFVTDVDCCIIDEVHLLDSDKRGSVLEVTISRLRRLCDPRVVALSATMPNVEDVAEWLDAPPESTFAFGDDYRPVPLEASVETYSHGENAFADKYRRLYRSLDLVEPHLREDGQALVFVSSRQDTVRAAEKTRDELTERDVPMGARGDYDFHQEAERLENDTLRQSVLDGVGFHHAGLSKSDKDLVEAWFREGRLGILFSTSTLAWGVNLPARCVVIRDTKLHDPLEGEVDMSPLDVLQMLGRAGRPGYDERGYAWVVCDRSDAGRYRRLLRDGTEIESRLAEDLDAHLNAEIVLGTVRDLDDVLDWIETTFYAVRARAAPDAYDSEGQLRERVSDTVESLVDRGFVEMDDDLRLSPTRLGRLASKFYLGLDTARHFADLAERAEGGVAPGASGTDAGLTVDDVLTAVATASEFDSASARRDERDAVRAVLGDAGSDLDPGPRKVLAILRASMDRATPAELRSDAWIIRQNALRLLAALRAFLDQFAGAPSANLACRAAARVEHGVSADAVGLTALDGVGSGRASRLASERIRSPADVRATGHDGLTEAGLSDGVARQVLDSARSLPAVAFDWGEFPAAIPRGDNQMCEVTVRNDGDGARAGVRVTVNGREMTATESYLGTETLPVGVFGGDTDELRFTVTVTFPELPLEPVSASRTVRVE, from the coding sequence ATGGAGGTTGCCGAGGTTCTCGACGACTTCGCCGACGCCTTCCCGTTCGAGTCGTTCAACGGGATGCAACGCGAGGTACTGCCGACGCTCCTCGACACCGAGGAGAACGTCGTCGTCAGTGCCCCCACTGCGAGCGGCAAGACTGCCTTGGCGGAAGTCGCCATCTGTGAGGCACTCGCCGCGGGCGGGACGGCACTCTTTCTCGCACCCCTGCGCGCGCTGACGAACGAGAAGGAGAGCGAGTGGGAGCGGTTCGAGGAACTGGGCTACTCGGTGTACGTCGTGACCGGCGAGCGCGACCTGAACCCGCGCCGGGCGGAACGGGCCGACATCCTCGTGATGACGCCCGAGAAGGCCGACTCGGCCACCCGGAAACACGACTCGCCCCGCTACGAGTTCGTCACCGACGTAGACTGTTGCATCATCGACGAGGTTCACCTGCTGGACTCGGACAAGCGCGGGTCGGTGCTGGAGGTGACGATTTCGCGGCTCCGACGCCTCTGTGACCCCCGGGTCGTCGCGCTCTCGGCGACCATGCCCAACGTCGAGGACGTGGCCGAGTGGCTCGACGCCCCGCCCGAGAGTACCTTCGCCTTCGGCGACGACTACCGCCCTGTCCCGCTGGAGGCGAGCGTCGAGACGTACAGCCACGGCGAGAACGCCTTCGCCGACAAGTACCGGCGACTCTACCGGTCGCTGGACCTCGTGGAGCCACACCTCCGCGAGGACGGACAGGCACTGGTGTTCGTCTCCTCGCGACAGGACACCGTGCGGGCGGCCGAGAAGACCCGCGACGAACTCACCGAACGCGACGTGCCGATGGGTGCCCGCGGCGACTACGACTTCCACCAGGAGGCCGAGCGACTGGAGAACGACACGCTCCGCCAGTCCGTGCTGGACGGCGTGGGGTTCCACCACGCCGGCCTCTCGAAGTCGGACAAAGACCTCGTGGAGGCGTGGTTCCGCGAGGGTCGTCTCGGCATCCTGTTCTCCACCTCGACGCTGGCGTGGGGGGTCAACCTCCCCGCCCGCTGTGTCGTCATCCGCGACACCAAGCTTCACGACCCGCTCGAAGGCGAGGTGGACATGAGTCCCCTCGACGTGTTGCAGATGCTCGGACGGGCGGGACGACCGGGCTACGACGAGCGAGGATACGCGTGGGTCGTCTGTGACCGGTCCGATGCCGGCCGCTACCGCCGCTTGCTCCGCGACGGGACCGAAATCGAGTCCCGACTGGCTGAGGACTTGGACGCTCACCTCAACGCCGAAATCGTGCTGGGGACGGTCCGTGACTTGGACGACGTATTGGACTGGATAGAAACCACCTTCTACGCGGTCCGTGCCCGTGCCGCGCCCGACGCCTACGACTCGGAGGGGCAACTGCGCGAACGCGTCAGCGACACCGTCGAGAGCCTCGTCGACCGGGGGTTCGTCGAGATGGACGATGACCTGCGTCTCTCCCCGACGCGACTGGGCCGGTTGGCCTCGAAGTTCTACCTCGGACTGGACACGGCCCGCCACTTCGCGGACCTCGCGGAGCGGGCAGAGGGGGGCGTGGCTCCCGGCGCGAGCGGGACCGACGCGGGCCTGACCGTCGACGACGTGCTGACGGCGGTGGCGACGGCCAGCGAGTTCGACAGCGCGAGCGCGCGCCGGGACGAACGCGACGCCGTCCGCGCCGTCCTCGGTGATGCGGGGAGTGACCTCGACCCCGGGCCGCGGAAAGTCCTCGCCATCCTCCGGGCGAGCATGGACCGCGCGACGCCCGCGGAACTCCGTAGCGACGCCTGGATAATCCGGCAGAACGCCCTGCGCCTGCTCGCGGCCCTGCGTGCCTTCCTCGACCAGTTCGCCGGGGCCCCGAGTGCGAACCTCGCGTGCCGGGCCGCGGCCCGCGTCGAACACGGTGTCAGTGCCGACGCCGTCGGTCTGACGGCCCTCGACGGCGTCGGGTCCGGACGGGCGAGCAGACTGGCGAGCGAGAGAATTCGCTCCCCGGCGGACGTGCGCGCGACCGGGCACGACGGACTGACCGAGGCGGGCCTCTCCGACGGCGTCGCCCGGCAGGTACTCGACAGCGCGCGGTCGCTCCCGGCCGTCGCGTTCGACTGGGGCGAGTTCCCAGCGGCGATTCCCCGCGGCGACAACCAGATGTGCGAGGTGACGGTCCGCAACGACGGCGACGGTGCCCGTGCCGGTGTCCGCGTGACGGTCAACGGCCGCGAGATGACGGCCACCGAGTCCTATCTCGGCACGGAGACGCTTCCCGTCGGCGTCTTCGGTGGCGATACGGACGAACTGCGCTTCACCGTCACCGTCACCTTCCCGGAACTGCCCCTCGAACCGGTTTCGGCGTCCCGGACCGTCCGCGTGGAGTGA